A segment of the Candidatus Protochlamydia naegleriophila genome:
ACCTTGCAGCTGGCCAAGGTTGGAGGGTATACGACGGGAGGGACAATTCATTTTGTCATCAACAATCAAATCGGTTTTACAACCATTCCACGCGACTCCCGCTCGACGCCATACTGCACAGATATTGCTAGAGCCTTTGGGCTGCCTGTTTTTCACGTCAATGCTGAAGATCCAGACAGCTGTGTTCTTGCAACGCTGCTTGCATTGGAGATCCGTCAAAGGTTCCATTGCGATGTCTTCATCGACTTAAATGGATATCGCAAATATGGGCACAATGAGGGGGATGAGCCCGCTTATACGCAGCCTTTAGAGTATCGTTTAATCAAGAGCAAGAAATCGATTAGAGAGCTCTACCGCAACCGGCTCCTCGAGGATCAAGCGATCGCTAAGGACGTTGTCGAGCAAATGGAAGAGGGATTTAAAGCAGGCTTGCAAGAGGTCTATGGGAAGCTGCAGGAGAAAAAGGGCGCTTCTCCGGCTCGCGATCAGATGGAGCGTCCAAGTGATCAGGCCTTATTTCAGCCGGTTAAGACAGGAGTTGATCGGGAGCTTTTGCTTTCTTTGGCCGAGCGTTTTAGCCACGTTCCTGAAGGATTTAGCCTCCATCCAAAAATCGAGCATCTAGTCAAAGATCGATTGAATCGCATCAAAGAAGATAAGCCAATTGATTGGGGCTTAGGCGAGTATTTAGCCTACGCGACGCTGCTTGATGAAGAAGTCCCGGTGCGCATTTCTGGTCAAGATAGCTGCCGTGGCACATTTAGCCATCGCCATGCGATATGGGTCGATCAGCAAGTAGAAAAGGACTATTATCCGCTCGCGCATCTCAAAGCCAAGCAGGGAAAGTTTGAAGTTGTCAATTCCCCTCTATCGGAGATGGCGGTTTTGGGATTTGAATATGGCTATAGCGTTGCCTGTTTAAAGGGGCTCACCATATGGGAAGCTCAGTTTGGTGACTTTGCCAATGGGGCTCAGGTCATTATCGATCAGTACATTGCGAGTGGTGAGCAAAAATGGGGACAAAAGTCTGGTCTCGTCATGCTTCTCCCTCACGGGTATGAAGGACAGGGTCCAGAGCACTCTTCTGCAAGGCTTGAGCGCTTTTTATCTCTAGCTGGTCACGACAATATGCAAGTCGTCAATCCCACGACGCCGGCCCAGCTTTTTCATCTTTTGCGGCGCCAAATGCATCGCTCTTTTCATAAGCCTTTGATTGTCTTTACGCCGAAAGGATTGCTCCGCCATCCAGCCTGTGTCAGTTCCTTGGCTGATTTGGCTCAATTAACTTTTCAAGATATTTTGGACGATCCAGTGCAGGATGGGACTGCTATCAAGCGGCTCGTTTTGTGCAGTGGACGTCTGTATTATGACCTCTTGGCTGAGAAGGCTAAAACTAAGCGTAGCGATATTGCTTTGATTCGCATCGAACAGCTCTATCCTTTGAATAAGGTGCGCTTGAAAGAGATTTTGGCTCGTTATAGCAAGGTAAAGGACTATTTATGGGTGCAAGAAGAGCCTCAAAATATGGGAGCTTGGAGTTTTATCTCCCCTTATTTGATTCCAATGCTTGCGAAGGGATTGTCTTTGCTTTACGTGGGGCGTCAGTGTAGTGCAACACCTGCTACTGGATCGCATCAGCTTCACGAACAAGAACATGTTAACATTTTAAAACAGGTCTTTCAGACATGAAGAGTGAAATTAAAGTGCCTGCCATGGGGGAATCCATAGCTGAAGCTGTGATTGGTCAAATTCTTTCACCAGAAGGATCCATCGTCAAAGCCGATGCAGAAATTTTGGAATTGGAAACGGATAAAGTCAATCAGGTGCTCTATGCTCCGCGAGCGGGCAAGGTTTTCTTGTCTGTGAAGCTTGGAGAGACTGTCAAAATTGGGCAGGTCATCGGCTTCGTTGAAGAGAGCAGCGCTGTGCAAGCCGAAGTGGCGAAGTCTTCTCCAGTTGCAAGGCAGGAAGCTCCCTCTTCTGATTCTGCCAAGCAACAAGCATCAATTGTCCCTGTTCAGCTAGCTTCTGCAAAAAGTGAAACTGATGACCCTTCTTTGCGTTGGACGAAGGAATCTTTTCTATCCGAGCTGCAGGCTCTCCAAGGTGCTGCTCCTAAGCAGATCCCCTCGGCAACAGGTCCAGTCACGAGCCCTGCTTCAAAATCTGCGGCCGGCAAAGAGGAAACGAGGAAGCCCATGTCAAAAATTCGGCGGGTCATTGCGAGCAGGCTAGTGGAGGCTCAGCAGACGATGGCCATGCTCACAACCTTTAATGAGGTTGATTTGTCAGAGGTGATCGCTTTAAGGGAAAAACACAAGGAGCTTTTTATCAAGAAGTATGGCACGAAGCTTGGTTTCATGTCTTTTTTTGTGAAGGCTGCTGTATCGGCACTGCAAGCTTATCCTAACGTCAATTCTTATCTTGATGGCGAAGATATTGTTCAGCGCCACTACTATGACATAGGCATTGCTGTTGGAACCGATAGGGGAACGCTTGTTCCAGTCGTGCGAGGCTGTGATCGGCTAAGTTTTGCACAGATTGAGCTTGCCATCGACGAGTTTGCCAAAAAATCGAGGGATGGAAAGGTTGCGGCTGATGATCTGCAGGGAGGCGGCTTTACCATCACAAATGGCGGCGTCTATGGATCGCTTTTGTCGACTCCTATTTTAAATCCGCCTCAATGTGGAATCCTAGGAATGCATAAGATTGAAAAGAGAGCGGTCGTAGTCAATGATCAAATCGTGATTCGCCCCATGATGTATCTGGCACTAAGTTACGATCACCGCCTGATAGATGGAAAGGAGTCGGTCGCCTTTTTAGTTCATATTAAGAATGCTTTAGAAGATCCTTCACGCTTATTGTTAGACTTATAAACAGAAAGAAAGAGGAGTCAATCAGATGGCTGAGCGTTATGATGTAGCAATTATTGGGGCAGGTCCTGGCGGATATGCAGCAGCCATCCGCGCGGCTCAGCTCGGATTTAAGACCATTTGCATTGATAAAAGAAACACCCTTGGAGGGACATGCCTCAATGTGGGGTGCATTCCTTCTAAGACGCTGCTGCATGCTACAGGGCTTTTCTCTATTTTACAGCGAGAAGGAAGCTTGAATGCGATCGAATGCTCGCAAGTGAAAATGGACTTTCCAAAACTCATGGCGCGCAAAAGAGAGGTTGTTAAAGGACTTGTTGATGGCGTTGCAGGGCTTTTTAAAAAAAATGGAGTAGTCTCTTTACAAGGAGAGGCATCATTTATTGATCCTCATCGTCTAAGGGTGAGCAGTGGTTCGCAGGCGAGCGAAATTGAGGCCGATTCGATTATCCTTGCTACAGGTTCTGAGCCCATTGCCTTGCCGGGCCTGCCTTTTAATGAAAAAAATGTCGTGTCATCGACAGGAGCATTGAGCTTCTTGCAAGCTCCAAAAAGGCTTCTTGTTATAGGCGGCGGCGTCATTGGCGTGGAGCTTGCTTCTGTTTACAATCGACTAGGTTCTAGCGTGACTATCATCGAGATGCTCGACCGCCTTTGCCCTGCCATGGAGGTAGCGCTTACGAAGCAGCTTCTGCAAATTCTTAAGAAGCAAGGGATCCAATTCAAATTATCATCCAAGGTTGTGAATGCCGTTGTACAGCCAGAAGAAGTTATTTTGACGGTTGAGTCGGAAGGGCAGCTGCAAAATGTGAGCGGCGATTCCGTCTTAGTGGCTGTCGGGCGCAGGCCCTATAGTCAGGGGCTTGGACTCGACAAGATTGGCATTACAGTCGATCGAAGGGGATTTGTGCCTGTCGATGGATTCTTCCGCACTCAGCAGCCCCATATTTTTGCCATTGGAGATTTGATTGATGGAGTAATGTTGGCCCACAGAGCGACTGAAGAAGGGGTGGTCGTTATTGAATGGTTGAAGGGAGAGCGGTCAAACGTAAATTATTTGGCAATTCCAAACGTGATTTACACAGATCCAGAAGTGGCGTCAGTGGGATTGACAGAGCAAGAGGCGAAAGAGACCGGGCGCTCATTGCTTGTAGGGACCTCTTTTTTTAGGGGAAATTCACGTGCACGCTGCACAGGCGAGACTGAAGGATTTGTGAAAGTCATTGGAGATAGAGAGACTGGCCGATTGATGGGGATGCATATTATTGGGACGCATGCATCTGAGCTAATTGCAGAAGGAATGCTCGCGATGCAGCTTGGAGCTACATTGGCAGAGATTGGACAAGCTGTGCAAGCGCATCCCACTTTAAGCGAAGCCATTAAAGAAGCCGCTCTGCAAGCACTTGGGCGCCCCATTAATTCTTAGACTCTACGTATCCGGCAAGGGATGGACCCTTGCCTTCGTAACTGCTACGCTGCCACATATCCCAGTTAAGGTTTAAGGCAATCCGGCTCTTAGTAGTTGTGCGATGTTCCGCATCCGCAAGAAGAGCGGACGTTTGGATTTGAGATTTTAAATCCAGATCCGCGCAAGCCATCGACGAAATCGATTTCTGAACCGAGGAGACGCGGAACCATGGCTTTTTTTACATGGATTTCAATACCATTAGATGTGAAGATTTGATCTTCCGCATCTGCTTTTTCAGAAAAATCTAAAACGTATTCGAAACCATTGCAGCCAGCCATTTCTTCAGCAAAGCGCATGCCCCATCCCTGCTTGTTCTCGTCATTCAAAATTTCTAGAAATTTTGAAGCGCCGCGAGCTGTGATGCTGATGGATGATTGATCGATAGGCTCTTCTAATAAAACATTGAGGCGATGGACAAGTTCATCGATTTGTTCATTGGTCTTGCCATGGCTCATCATTCCACCTTCAAGAGTTTCCCATACGGCCGCATGGCAACCCACACAGTGGAGGCCGGCATTCGTAATTTCTTGAGAGAGCTTTTGCGCCTTGAAGGGGAACATGCCTAAGATGTCTTCGATCGTCATCAGACGTGTAATTTTTGTTGGAGCTTGCTGCTGCTTCTTCGGTGCAGAGCAGCATCCACCTGAATGAGAATCCTCTTTAGGAGCGGGAGAGCAACAGCCGCCAGAATGTGAATGCTCTTTAGGAGCTGGAGAGCAGCAACCACCAGAATGCGAGTGGGAATGAGAATGATCGTCATGTTTAGGTTTTGAACAACAGGACATAGTATTTCCTCTTTAATAATTGTTAAGAGGATGTTTTCAAATCCAACCAGTCGCGCAAAAAATGGCTTAACTAATTAGATTTGAAAACACCCTCTAGTTCTTTGCTTAGTTGTGTAATGGATGCCGAAGTGACTCCAAAACGGGGTTCTGAAGTTACTTTGGTATAGTCTAAATGTAATTAAAATGAAATGCGAACGCGCCCTTTTTTAATGCGGCATTGACAAGCTAAACGTTCGTGACAAGTTCCTTCACCAAGGAAATCTTCCTCTTCTTGCGTTGGAGAAGAGAGGTTTTCTTTGCCTTCTTTCACTTCGATGACACAAGTTCCGCAAACTCCTTCCGTGCATGCAAAAGGAACACCAGCTTCTTCGCAAACTTCGGCAATTGGAGAATCGTCTGGCAATTCAGTTTCTTCATCATTATGGTCAAATACTAATGTAGCCATGAATCTTTACTCCTAACAACGGCTTTTTATAAAACCTGGTCGGTAAGACCGGTTCTAACTTGAGTTCTTAAAGCTCAAGTTTCTAATAAATTCATACTGAATAATTTAATTATGTTAAATTATCGTTTAAATTTATTATAAGATCAAGGTTTTTTTACTAAGAGGCCCATAGCCAAGCACAGGTTGTAAGTGATTGAATAGAAGGCTTCTTTAAAAATGCGAAGATTTTTGAGTAGATTGATCATTACTTGAGAGCATATAGGACTATAGGGCCGAACAATTGGTGATCAAAGTGCTAAAAGGCAATATTAACAGCCAAGTAGAGTTTGCCCGATCCAAAAGGCCATTAGGCCTTTTGGATGACGAGTCAAAGGTTGTTTGTGCAAGCATTACCGGCATTTGAGAGAATTTTATTTTTTGCAAGATGACTGTTCAGCCTGATTTCTTCTCTTTGGGCAAGTTGCGCAATTGCCGCATGCTGTTTGCCCTTTATAGACTAAGAGGATGCCTAATAAGATAAAGGGAATGCTGAGCCATTGCCCCATTTGTAGGGAGCCGCTCTCTAGGATCGATTCTTGCGTCGCCTTCCAAAATTCTAAAATAAAGCGGCTTGAAAAGATGAAGATGAAGAGATAACCCACATAGGTGCCAGCTCCCACTTCATTACCTCTCTTTCTCCATAAAGCATAGAGAAAGAAGAAAGTGATCAGATAGGTGACTCCTTCATAGAGTTGAACCGGATGTCTTGGAACAAGAGCACTTCCATCGGCCGGCTGTCCAAAGAGAACGGCCCATGGCAGAGATGAGGGGGTTCCTAGGATCTCTTGGTTCATAAAATTGCCGAGCCTGATAAAGAAGGCGGCTAAAGCGCTTGGAATCGCGACAAAGTCCAGGAGTCTTAGAAAGGAGAGGCTTGGCATCCATTGGCGGGCATATAGGATATAGAGGTAAAGTGCAAGCATGACTCCAAGGACACCGCCATGACTTGCTAAGCCTCCCTTCCAAACTTGAAAAATCTCTAGGGGGTGTTCTTTGAAGTAGGGCCAGTCATAGAAAAAAACGGCTCCGAGGCGGGCGCCGATCAAAGTTCCGGCAACAATAAACCAACATAAACGGTCGGATAAAAAATGGCTGGTATGGGTTGCTGTTGCGATGGCGCCTTTAAAGGTTTGTTCGAAGTCTTCCCGCTTAACTCCGCATCCTTGCAGCACCTGGTTGAAGCTATTAAGCAACTGCTCTTGTAGAAAAGGATCGCTTGCTTGATTGCCATCTGCTTTTTGCAGGTGCTCGCGCGCCTTAGGATTCAAGGCTGATAAACAACGTTGAACGAGAGGGGAAGAGTTGTTTGTGTGGAGGTGTTTGACAAGAAGCGGCCAGTTGAGGATATCGATTGATGCAAGGTGTTTGCTTTGGCGGAGGAAGCTGGCGAGGATGGGGACGATCAGAAAATAGCCAAGAATAAACCCTGTCACAAAACTGATGCCATACCACATGACGGGACGATCGAGAAGGGGGACTGTGAATGCCTCGCGAGGGGGATTCCAGTAAAGCCAAGCAATCCAGTTTCCTATTTGCATGGAACAACCTCTGTAATGCTTTTTTTGAAATCGATTTTTTAGGTACAAAAAAAGCCCTATCTCCGTTTCCAAAGATAGGGCTGAATCGGAGTAGAGGGATTCGAACCCCCGACCTACTGCTCCCAAAGCAGCCGCGCTAGCCAAGCTGCGCTATACTCCGATTTCTCTCGAAAGAGAATAGAAAACTAACATATTTTCCAATTTTTCGACAAATGAAAATGTGATATTTTTGTTATCTTGCGTTTTTATGGCTCTAAGATGGGTTTTGAGTGGGTATTTGATCTCTATTTTTTTGTAATTTTTTAGCGTTAATGAGGCATTTTATTCGTGATTGCGCCCTAATTCGAGGTCAATTGCTGTATGGACAGCTGGTTTTTTAGCTTTCGCTGAAGAGAATGTCCTCTCTTCCGGAGAAAAAAGATGAAAAAGATGAAATTTAGCTGTCAGATGAGTGGCCGTATTAGTCATGGGAGGTTTTTGCAAAAATCAACCGATTTAACGCTCGATTTTTGCAAGAACATCATGGATTCAGTACAAATAGTAGTCTGGCTTGTAGGGGCCACCGATTGGAACATCGAGATAAGCTGCTTGATTTGGGGTTAAGGTTGTCAAATGCACGCCTAGTTTTTCTAAGTGAAGCCTGGCTACTTTTTCATCGAGAATTTTTGGGAGGCGGCGAATGCTGATCGGATGGCGCTTTGGTGCAGTCCACAAGTCGATTTGAGCAAGAATTTGATTGGAAAATGAATTGGACATAACGAAGGACGGATGGCCTTTTGCGCAGCCGAGATTGACGAGTCTTCCTTGGGCAAGTAAAATTAAGCATTTATTCTTGCGTTTCCATTGATAGCGGTCGACCTGCGGTTTAATGGGAATTTCTTCAATTTCAGAATGTTCCTTTAACCAGCGCACATCAATTTCACTGTCGAAGTGTCCAATATTGCAAAGAATGGCGCCGTCTTTCATTTGTTCCATGTGCTCGCCACGGATGACATCGATGCAACCAGTAGCTGTCACAAAAACATCTCCGATGGGGGCAGCCTCTTCCATGGTTCGCACCTCGAGCCCCTCCATAGAGGCTTGATAGGCGCAGATGGGATCGATTTCGCAAATGATGACTCTGGCTCCCATTCCAGCCAAGGATTTTGCCGACCCTTTGCCGACATCGCCGAACCCTATGATGACAGCCACTTTGCCAGCTAGCATGACGTCCGTGGCCCGCTTGATTCCATCGATTAGAGATTCGCGGCATCCATACAAGTTGTCGAATTTCGACTTTGTCACAGAATTATTGACGTCGATGGCTGGAGCTCCCAGCATTCCCTGCTTTTCAAGGCGGTAGAGGTTGCGCACGCCCGTTGTGGTTTCCTCTGAAATGCCTCGAATACCAGCCAGGAGGTCTGGATGCTTGTTGTGTACCAGCTGCGTTAAGTCCCCGCCATCGTCTAATATCATATTCAAAGGATGTTCGCCAAAGTGAAGCGTTTGTTCGATGCACCATTCATACTCTTCTAATGACATGCCTTTCCATGCAAAGACCGGAATGCCTTTGTATGCCATGGCAGCAGCGGCTTCATCTTGCGTCGAATAAATATTGCATGATGACCAGCGCACCTGTGCTCCTAAGGCAATTAGTGTTTCAATCAAGACAGCCGTTTGAATAGTCAGGTGGAGACATCCAGCAATGCGGGCGCCTTTCAGCGGTTTGCTGTCGCCATATTCTCGGCGTAAGGCCATTAAGCCTGGCATTTCTTTTTCAGCCAGCTCAATCTCTCGAAGGCCTAGTTGAGCGAGTGCAATTCCTTCTTCGGAATCAATGGATAGATCTCTTGCAATGCGATAGTCTTTGGTCATGGTAGCCTCACTCAATGGACTTGTTGTCTAGGAAACATTTAAGGATCTCTTTTGCTGTTTTGATTCAATAAAAGAGATCCAGTTGAGAATTTCGCTAAGCTGATTAATATATAAACAATATTTAAATAGGCAACGCAATTTTACATATGCGGCAAAGCAGCTTGGCCACGTAATCCATAGCTCGATAGGCGGACTGCGGGCTTTGAGCGTTCTGGTTGAGTGATTTTATAGAATAAAGGGCATTGTATTGCTTGTTGGCAAACTGATCCAATACTTCAAGACCTTTATCAGTTGTTATCCATTCAGGATGCTTTCTTAAATTCTCTATGGCTTCTGAAACTTTTCCTTTTTTAAGCAGTTTTAAGCATCTAATGCGATGCTTTAAAGACTTTGCAGACTCGGGATCTTGCTGCAGATAACTTGCTTGAAGCTCTTTGAGGTTGAATAGCGTCAGGGTAGCTCCTGCGGTCATTAAGACAAAGCTAATTTTCCACGCTTCCCTTCGCTTGACATTGAAGCAATGCGCATAGCGCGGCGTTAGAAGCGCTAATAAGGCTCCTGCCAAGAGAGAAGCTTTGGCAATAGCTAAAACCTTTTGCGTAGAGGAGTGAATGGCTTTACTGTTGGCTAAGTCCCCCTGGGCCTCTTTCATCCACTGATTTATTTGGTTTTCACATTCATTTATGTTGGCGAACGAAATGTCCTGGTTCATTTTTTCCTCAATCAATTACAATATGATTCATTAAAATTAGTTGTTAGTTTTTGTTAGATGAATGATACGTTTAATATCCTTCAATAGGCTAACTTGTAATGAGTTTGAGAATTTTTGGTAACCATAAATATACTTAAATGGTTCTGACTATGTAATTGTTCGATCTGCCTTTCTTAAGAACTCTATTTCATTTTGCATACAAACGCATGAGTAACAATAAGAAGGGGCTAATGGGGCAGGAGGGATTCCTGGAAGAGTCTAGGCTTGGAGTTTTTTGATGATGGCGTGCCAAGTTGCTGCGATATCGCGGTCATCTTGATCTAAGGCTTTTTGAATGTGCTTGACGCTGGACATGACGGTTGAATGATCGCGTGAAAAGAGAAGGCCAATTTTCATGTATGGCATCTTGAGTTGTTCCCGGCATAGGTGCATGGCTAGCTGGCGTGGAAGTGCGCATTCACGGGTTTGGGCTTTGCCTAAGATGTCTTCTGTACGGATTCCATATTGTTCGGCTACGGCTTGGATAATTTTGGCAGAGGTGATGGCGGACTTTTGCTCTTCTTCGATCAAGTCGTTCAAAAGAGTTTTGGCAGCCGTTGGGGTGAGCGCTGCGAGCGTGTTTTTGGAGTCTAGGTGGAGCCTTAAGACTAAAGCTTCTAATGCGCGAATTAATGCTTTTGAATTGCTCGTAAAGGTTTCAATGAGGAAATCGGCGATTTTTACGGGCAGAGCAAAGTGGAGAGCTTGCGATTTCGCAGTCAGGAGCTGACGGATGTCTTCATTCTTGAGAGGTTTTAAGGGGAGAACAATGCCCCATTCAAAGCGGCTCACTAAGCGAGGTTCGATGAGCTGAAGTTCTTGCGGCGCACAGTTGGCGGATAAAATAATTTGCTTACCTTCCAAGTGGAGGGTGTTAAAAGTGTGGAAGAATTCTTCTTGGGTGGCACCCTTTCTTGAAAAGACGTGTACATCGTCGACTAGCAAGGCGTCGATGTTGCGGTAAGCCTGTCTAAAAACGCTCATTTCACCAGCTCGAATGGCTGTTACCACATGGTCCGTAAAGGTTTCGGCTCTTACGTAAACAGTTCTCAATCCTTGGGCTCTCAAAGCGTGCGCTAAGCTCATCAACAGATGCGTCTTTCCTGTGCCGGTACTCCCGTATAAATAAATAGGGTTGAAAGTGCCAAGTTTTGTAGAGTGGGCTTGCGGGGAGAGGCCTGCAATTTCTAGCAGAAGCTTGTGGGTCAGGTTGTTCTCTTCACTGTGCATAAAGTACTGGAACAAGCAATGAGGGTCTAAGTCATCGAAGTTAAGTTGAAAAGGAGGAGCTTTGGGATTCTTTTCTGCGAATTTCGGTTTGGTTTTTTTGACTTTTTGAGGGGAATTGGCAACGTCTAAATGGATTTTAATTCTTTTGTTGTTGCCGTTTAGCAATTTGACTTGAGCTTTGCTGCGGATGTGCTCTTCAAACCAAAGAGCCTGAAAGGAGTCTTTTGCTTCAAGATAAAGATTGCATGCATCGAAGCGTTGGATTTTTAGGGTTCTGAGCCATTTCTGGACAGTATCGATCCCTAATTCGGCTTCTTGCGATTGCAGAAAATTTTCCCAAGCTTGCATGTATGTTTATCCTTGTGGATCGATTCCATCTGTTTTTCGCATCAGTTGCATTGTAACTCGGATGTTGATTTTTCTCATTAAGAACCTCCTCGACCTCTTAAGCATGCTTTGATTTAGACTTCTTGCTTAATGAATCATTAAGCAAGAAGTCTAAAAGGCCTAGCGAGAGCGTCCTTTTTTAGGGGCTGGCTTAGGAGCTGTCGTCGGCTCTTTTTTCAGTTTTTTAGTGATATACCACTGTTGTAGGATGCCCAACAGCATGGATGAGAGCCAGTAGATGTTCAATCCTGATGGGAAGTTGTAGAACATCACTGCGAAAACAACTGTCATCATTGTTCCCATGGCTCTTTGCTGACGCTGCTGATCTGTCATCAAGTCTGGATCTTTCGGTCCTGTAGCCATGAATCTTTGCTGAATGAACATCACAAGGCCGAGCAGTATGGGCAGGAGGTGGAATTCGGTTCCGATGAAGAAAATCGGCTTGCTCCAGCTAAACAAAACGTCCGGTGCTGTTAAGTCATCGATCCAGCCAGGAATAAATGGAGCGCCGCGAAGAGCAAAGCTCGATTTCAATAGGTCGAACATTCCGATTAAGAAAGGCATCTGAATCAACAAGGGGAGGCATCCAGAAGCTGGATTGACACCTCGTTCTTTGTACAGAGACATGATTTCAATTTGTGCTTTCTTAGGATCTTTCTTGTATTTTTCTTGCAAAGCGGCCACTTCCGGGCTGATTTGCTGCATGCGCACCATGGACTTGGTTGACCATGTGTTTAACGGATAGAGCATAAGGCGCAAGCTAACTGTCAGTAAGATGATCGAAAGCCCCCACGATCCTGTTAGGTAGTGAAAGAATTTCATCAATACTAACAAGAATTTTGCAAAAGGCTCTGAAATAAAGGTAAACCAGCCGTGCATGGTTTGGCAGGCAACGTAGTCTGGGTTGTAGCCGGTTTCTGCATTGGAATACTTGGCATCGACTTCTTTTAAGATATCGCCTTCAAAAGGGCCTGCAAAGAAGCGGAAATTCATTGACCCGCCCTGAGATTTGAGGGGAAGGTAGACCATGTAACCTGGAAGATCGGCAGCTTTATACATGTCGTATTCTTGATCGATCTCAGTCAAGCGCGAAGGAACGGTTAGGCCAGAAATTGTTTGGACGCGGAAGCCGGCATCAATTTCTTTTAGAGGGTCGACAATCATTCCTAAGAAGCCGTTGGAATTACAAATCCAATCTGGATAAATGGAGGTTACGGTAGCCGAATCCTTAGGTAGATCGATCTTCTCGACTTCAGATTTTTGATTGCGCGTGATGCGATACTTTAAAGAAGGTGCGGCTCCTCCAGAAATCCATTCGACTTCGGGTATGCCCGATGTTAGCCACAATCCTCGGCTATCGCCATCAATTTGAATGGCTAAGTTGAGGGTGTAAGGGCTTTCTTGGGCAGAATCTCCAAAAGAGTAGGTTTTGGTGATGCGACGATGGTTTTGCACGGCTTCAAACGTGATGGATTTCTCATCAAAGTGTGTGACTTCATAAGGTAGTTCGGCAAGCTCTGGATAATCAGAAACAATGTTGAGTGCGTAGTATTGGGGTTTAACCTGTACCGATTTGCGAGGAGCAGCTTGGATCAGGTCGCGGCGCAGCAAGGGGTAGTAGCCGCCTAAAAATCCCTGCTCGTGAAAAGTGAATTCTTTACCGTCCGATTCAGCCGGTGTGTAGTAGGAATGGGCTGGGAAGTGGGCATTGTAAGGATGGTTTTTGACCATGTCGCGGTCAAACTCAATCTCGCGTACAACGCTTACGTGATCTTCATTTGTTTTAAAGGGAAGGTTGACTTCGGCTAAGGCCGCGCCGCGGTTAGAAAAGACTAATTGCTGATAGGCATTTTCTAGGACATAAAATTTTTCTTCGCCCTTTTGGCCGGCTGCTTGGCT
Coding sequences within it:
- the yidC gene encoding membrane protein insertase YidC gives rise to the protein MDRRTILFVIALSLTLFGMNIFFQNQNTQQKQEWLAQQQAKQVLKSKKQAEDIRQRTATLDSLPLAAVYADASQQQRLTSGLLKQDLLLTLAWAEEAPSHIFVSTPQSDQAEEYTLVYQEPGVRAPVLYRLKGSSANLPVGSLPDFGRYELQLVAFNDADFSTQVALGEYIDGHLAILNPEVLHLENGSSGYAALALLKTPQGYLPVGLYDANDKALVRLSAINELAPFLAIAKQQTSQAAGQKGEEKFYVLENAYQQLVFSNRGAALAEVNLPFKTNEDHVSVVREIEFDRDMVKNHPYNAHFPAHSYYTPAESDGKEFTFHEQGFLGGYYPLLRRDLIQAAPRKSVQVKPQYYALNIVSDYPELAELPYEVTHFDEKSITFEAVQNHRRITKTYSFGDSAQESPYTLNLAIQIDGDSRGLWLTSGIPEVEWISGGAAPSLKYRITRNQKSEVEKIDLPKDSATVTSIYPDWICNSNGFLGMIVDPLKEIDAGFRVQTISGLTVPSRLTEIDQEYDMYKAADLPGYMVYLPLKSQGGSMNFRFFAGPFEGDILKEVDAKYSNAETGYNPDYVACQTMHGWFTFISEPFAKFLLVLMKFFHYLTGSWGLSIILLTVSLRLMLYPLNTWSTKSMVRMQQISPEVAALQEKYKKDPKKAQIEIMSLYKERGVNPASGCLPLLIQMPFLIGMFDLLKSSFALRGAPFIPGWIDDLTAPDVLFSWSKPIFFIGTEFHLLPILLGLVMFIQQRFMATGPKDPDLMTDQQRQQRAMGTMMTVVFAVMFYNFPSGLNIYWLSSMLLGILQQWYITKKLKKEPTTAPKPAPKKGRSR
- the lgt gene encoding prolipoprotein diacylglyceryl transferase, with translation MQIGNWIAWLYWNPPREAFTVPLLDRPVMWYGISFVTGFILGYFLIVPILASFLRQSKHLASIDILNWPLLVKHLHTNNSSPLVQRCLSALNPKAREHLQKADGNQASDPFLQEQLLNSFNQVLQGCGVKREDFEQTFKGAIATATHTSHFLSDRLCWFIVAGTLIGARLGAVFFYDWPYFKEHPLEIFQVWKGGLASHGGVLGVMLALYLYILYARQWMPSLSFLRLLDFVAIPSALAAFFIRLGNFMNQEILGTPSSLPWAVLFGQPADGSALVPRHPVQLYEGVTYLITFFFLYALWRKRGNEVGAGTYVGYLFIFIFSSRFILEFWKATQESILESGSLQMGQWLSIPFILLGILLVYKGQTACGNCATCPKRRNQAEQSSCKK
- the ahcY gene encoding adenosylhomocysteinase, which gives rise to MTKDYRIARDLSIDSEEGIALAQLGLREIELAEKEMPGLMALRREYGDSKPLKGARIAGCLHLTIQTAVLIETLIALGAQVRWSSCNIYSTQDEAAAAMAYKGIPVFAWKGMSLEEYEWCIEQTLHFGEHPLNMILDDGGDLTQLVHNKHPDLLAGIRGISEETTTGVRNLYRLEKQGMLGAPAIDVNNSVTKSKFDNLYGCRESLIDGIKRATDVMLAGKVAVIIGFGDVGKGSAKSLAGMGARVIICEIDPICAYQASMEGLEVRTMEEAAPIGDVFVTATGCIDVIRGEHMEQMKDGAILCNIGHFDSEIDVRWLKEHSEIEEIPIKPQVDRYQWKRKNKCLILLAQGRLVNLGCAKGHPSFVMSNSFSNQILAQIDLWTAPKRHPISIRRLPKILDEKVARLHLEKLGVHLTTLTPNQAAYLDVPIGGPYKPDYYLY
- the dnaA gene encoding chromosomal replication initiator protein DnaA, with the protein product MQAWENFLQSQEAELGIDTVQKWLRTLKIQRFDACNLYLEAKDSFQALWFEEHIRSKAQVKLLNGNNKRIKIHLDVANSPQKVKKTKPKFAEKNPKAPPFQLNFDDLDPHCLFQYFMHSEENNLTHKLLLEIAGLSPQAHSTKLGTFNPIYLYGSTGTGKTHLLMSLAHALRAQGLRTVYVRAETFTDHVVTAIRAGEMSVFRQAYRNIDALLVDDVHVFSRKGATQEEFFHTFNTLHLEGKQIILSANCAPQELQLIEPRLVSRFEWGIVLPLKPLKNEDIRQLLTAKSQALHFALPVKIADFLIETFTSNSKALIRALEALVLRLHLDSKNTLAALTPTAAKTLLNDLIEEEQKSAITSAKIIQAVAEQYGIRTEDILGKAQTRECALPRQLAMHLCREQLKMPYMKIGLLFSRDHSTVMSSVKHIQKALDQDDRDIAATWHAIIKKLQA